CTGGAGAAGGAAAAACAACAACAACCATTGGATTGGGAGATGCTCTTTCAAAACTTGGTAAAAAAACGATAATTGCCCTTCGGGAGCCTTCATTAGGTCCGGTTTTCGGAGTTAAGGGAGGAGCTGCAGGAGGAGGTTATGCACAGGTTATTCCAATGGAAGACATAAACCTGCATTTTACCGGAGATTTTCATGCTATAGGAGCTGCAAATAATCTGTTGGCTGCTATGATTGACAACCATATACATCAGGGAAATAAATTAAATATTGACACAAGAAGAATAGTATGGAGAAGAGCTGTTGACATGAATGATAGGCAGTTGCGCCACATAGTCGATGGTTTAGGTGGAAAAAGTGAAGGTGTTACAAGAGAAGACGGGTTTGATATTACAGTGGCTTCTGAAGTAATGGCTGTATTCTGTCTTTCAAACGACATCTCTGAGTTAAAGAAAAACCTTTCTAATATAATTGTTGCTTATACAAGAGATGGACAACCTATTACGGCAGGACAGCTTAAAGCTCAAGGTGCAATGGCTGCATTGTTAAAGGATGCGCTAAAACCCAATCTTGTACAAACTTTGGAAGGAACTCCGGCATTCATTCACGGCGGACCATTTGCAAATATTGCTCACGGATGTAATTCAGTTATTGCGACAAAAATGGCAAGTAAAATCGCAGACTATACTATAACGGAAGCAGGATTCGGAGCAGATCTTGGTGCTGAGAAATTCATTGACATTAAATGTCGCAAGACAGGTTTAAAACCAAACGCTGTTGTAATAGTTGCAACAGTAAAAGCGTTAAAATATAACGGTGGGGTTCCTAAGACAGAGTTAGGAGAAGAAAACCTTGATGCTCTCGAAAAGGGACTTCCAAATCTTCTTAAGCATGTTGAAAACATTACTCAGGTGTTCAAACTTCCTGCGGTGGTTGCAATAAATAAGTTTCCTACAGATACAGAAGCTGAACTTAATCTTATAAAAGAAAAATGTAAAGAGCTTGGTGTAAATGTGGCACTTTCCGAAGTCTGGGGAAAAGGGAGCCAAGGCGGAATAGAGCTTGCTCAGGAAGTGTTAAGACTTTCCGATAAAGAAGGCTCAATGGAATTTGCATATGAATCAAATGCTTCCATAAAAGAAAAAATAAGAGAAATATCAAAAAAATTATACGGAGCAGATGATGTTGAGTTCTCTTCTAAAGCAAATAAGGAAATAGCAAATTTTGAAAAACTTGGTTTTGGAAATCTTCCGATATGCATGGCAAAGAATCAATATTCATTGACAGATGATCCTAAGGTTCTTGGGAGGCCAAAAGGATTTAAGATTACAATAAGAGACATTACAATTTCTGCAGGAGCAGGATTCTTAGTTGCTTTAACAGGCGATATTATGAAAATGCCAGGACTTCCAAAGGTCCCTGCTGCAGAAAGCATAGACGTAGACATGGAAGGAAAAATAATAGGATTGTTTTAATGCTAAAAGGCTGCAATGCAGCCTTTTAACAAAATTTCAGCAAAGGAGTTGTTGTTTTGAGCAATGCTTGTTTTACGCCAAAAGAAACTTCTGAAGTTCTGATTACATCAGCACAGAATAAAGTAGCTATGACTACTCGAAAAAGATTGATTATGAGTATAATGGCAGGACTTTATATTTCCTTGGGAGCGCAAGGGTTTATGGCTTCATATGACAATCCATTTATAAGAGCAGCCGTTTTTCCGGTTGGATTGATGCTCATTGTGCTTGTAGGAGGAGAACTTTTTACCGGGAACTGCCTTATGACATTTGCTTATCTTCAGAAAAAAATTACGCTTAAAGATTATATGTCAAGTCTAATGCAGGTGCTTATTGGTAATTTCTTGGGAGCACTATTAGCGGTGGCGCTTTTGTATGCAGGAGGAGTGTACAATAACACTTTTCTTTCGGAAACCATAGTAAAAATAGCTAATTCAAAGTTATCGCTTACATTTATGGAGGCAATGTACAAGGGAATTTTGTGTAATATTTTGGTTGCACTGGGTGTGTGGTTTGCCACAACTGCAAAAGATACTACAGGTAAAATATTGGGATGCTGGTTTCCTATAATGCTTTTTGTACTTAGCGGATATGAGCATGTTGTTGCTAACATGTTTTATCTTCCAATGGCTGCAATTTTTGACCATTCTATAACATTGTCGAAAATATTTGCTGCTAATTTTATTCCTGTAGCAATAGGCAACTTTATTGGAGGAGGAATTTTTGTTCCAGTCATGTACTTCAGAGTTTACCATAAGTAATATGAGGGAAATGCGCTAGAAAAATTATATTACTTAAATTAACTTAAAAAATATTTTGTTATTTAACAGGAGGGTGAAATGTCTGTAGAAACAATAAGGATGGTAGGAAAACCCGTTGCGGATTTTTTAAAAGAAAATATAAAAGAAAGAGTTTCAAATTTAAAGGAAAAAGGGATTGTTCCAAGAATGATTATTATAAGAGTTGGAGCAAGGGAAGATGATGTATTTTATGAAAGAAGTATTTTAAAGAACTGCAAAAATCTCGGTATTGATGGCATTGTAAGTGAACTTCCAGCGGATGTTTCAACAGAGGTGCTTAAAAATACTATAGAGGATGCAAACAACAACAGTGAAATTCACGGCATAATGCTTTTCAGACCTCTTCCAAGCCATTTGGATCAAGAATATATATCAAACATCATAGATCCAAGAAAAGATGTTGACTGCATGTCGCCATTAAATATGGAAAAGATTTTTGAAGGTCACAGCAAAAGATTTGCACCATGTACTCCAAAGGCAGTTGTAGAAATGCTTAAATACTATAAAGTTCCTCTTAAGGGAGCAAACATAGCTGTTGCTGGTAGAAGTCTTGTTGTAGGAAAACCACTTTCAATGCTTCTTTTAGATGAAAATGCAACAGTAACTATTTGTCACTCAAGAACAGGCAACATGAAAGATGTGACAAAAAATGCAGATATTGTTGTTGCTGCAATTGGTAAGGCAAAGTTTATGAATGAAGATTACTTTACAGAAAATACAGTTGTTATAGATGTGGGAATAAACGATGACGGCACAGGGAGCATATGTGGTGACGTTGACTACAGCAGCACATTTGGTAAAGTCAAAGCAATAAACCCTGCAGCAGGTGGCGTAGGAACTATAACTACTACAATTCTTCTCGATCAAGCGGTTAAAGCCTGTGAAATGTTAACAGTGAAATAAAGCATCAAAATATACAAGTGTAAATTAGGTATAAAAATATATTAAATATAAATTAGAGTAGAAACCAGTGCGTTAAGTACCGAAGGATGGGAGGTTGCCTTCGGGCGAGAAGCTATTAAGCTTGCGGTACAGTTTCGCATCCGCTATTTATTTGCTTCTTTCGTAGTTGGAACATGAAAGGAGATTTATGAACAAAATATCATTAAAAGAATTAAAATTCGATTCAAATTCCGTTGCAATGGCAGGTATGTTTGTTGCTATGGAAATAGTTTTATCAAGATTTTTTTCAATTTCAGCTTGGAATATCAAAATAGGCTTTGGCTTTGTTCCTGTTGTAATAGCTGCAATGTTATTGGGACCTGTTAAGGGTGGAATAGTTGCGGCTTTAGGGGATTTTTTTGGAGCTATTTTATTTCCCATTGGAGCATATTTTCCTGGATTTACCTTAACGGCATTTGTTACGGGAATTGTATACGGTGTTTTCTTGCATGAGAAGCAGTCTATCGCAAGAATTTCAGTTGCAATTGGAATTAATCAGCTCGTACTGAGTTTGCTTTTAAACACATTTTGGATATCCATATTGTATGGAGCTCCTTACAAGCCTTTGCTTCTTACCAGGATGATGCAGTGTGTTTTTTTAATACCGGTGCAGCTTGTTACAATATTTGTGATTTCGAAATCTGCAATAAGAAAATTGGCTTTTCAAGTTAATAGATAAATTTGTGATATTATGATTGCAGCACAAATTTCTTAATATATTTAATTTATGACTTACCTATAAGGTAAGTTTTTTATTTTTTGTATTTTCTTTAAGATTTTTAATGGTTATAAATATTGCGGGTCAGAATCATTCTTGACCTGAGTAACCATATGAGTTAATATATAAAAGATTTGAGTTATCTAATAAATCTAGACTCTGGGGAGGAAACATGGCGCTTGAAAATCATAAGGATTACAGTTTAGAAAAAAAGAGACTTAAGGAAACGGTAGAATATATAGAAAATATTATTGGTGCATCCCAGCAGAATAAGGATTTGTACAAAAACGAAATTAAAGATGCTTATGCTAATTTGGATCCAACTGACAGCAGTTTAAGTTATGTATCAATAATGCTTCACACAAGACTTCTTGACGAGCTTGAATTGAATTTTGACAGATTGGAAAAATCAAAGGAAAAGCCCTACTTTGCCAGAATAGATTTTAGGGAGGACGGCAAAGAAAACATAGAAAAATTTTATGTAGGAAAGCTGTCGCTTTTAAGACCTGATTGGGATATTCCCATGATACTTGACTGGCGTTCACCTTTGGCCAGCGTATACTATGATGGACGATTAGGAAATGTAACCTATGTCAATGACCTAGGTGAAGATATGAAAGGTGAGCTTCTGTTAAAAAGGCAGTATGAAATAGAAAATTGTCACCTTAAAGGTATAATGGATGTGGATATAACAGCCACAGATACTTTTTTGCAGGCATCTTTAGGTGAAAACAAAGATAATAGACTAAAAGATATTGTTTCTACAATTCAATCTGAGCAAAATGCCATAATAAGAGCAGACATAAATAAACCGCTAATTGTTCAGGGGGTGGCAGGAAGCGGTAAGACTACTATTGCTCTTCACAGAATTGCTTACTTAATTTACACTTATGAAAGATCATTTCATCCTGAAGAGTTCATGATTATTGCACCAAACAGGTTATTCCTTAACTATATTTCAGGCGTTTTGCCGGAACTTGGGGCGGATAGCGTAAAGCAGACTACATATGCAGATTATGTTTTTGAACTTATTGGAAATAAATATAAACTTACGGATTCAGAAGAAAAACTTCTTTTTCTGATTAACAAAAAACAAGAAGATGCAAATGAAGGACGAGAAAAAGGGCTTGCTGTAAAAACTTCAGCGTTTAAGGGATCACTTGCATTTAAAAACATTATTGCAAGGTATGTTAATGAAATAGAATTAAGTTGTATTCCTCAGGAAGATTTTATGCTTGAAGGTCACAGGCTTATGAGTGTTAAAGAAATTAAGAGCGTTATTTTAAGAGATTATAGGCATCTTCCTTTGTACAAAAGATTTCAACAGCTGGAAAAACATCTAAGGTTCAGATTGGATAATGAAAAAGATTCAATATATGATGAAGAAAAGCTTTCCTACGACAGGAAGATTGAAATCATAAGGCACAATGAACCGGAAGGCGAGGAGAGAAGGCTTGTTATAGTTGATCTTCTTAACTTAAGAGATGCTGCACTTGAAAAAGTCAAAAAAGAAATAAAAATTGCCGTAAAAAGCTATATGAGCAGATTTATTGAAAAAGATTTGTTTGATTGTTATAAGGGGATTGTAACAGAAGGAGAAAAACTTATAGAGTTAAGTTTGGGAAAACTTAGTGAAGAGCTTGCGTTTTTTACAGCAGACTATTCCAAAAAAATTCTTGATAGTGGATGTATAGAACTTGAAGACCTGGCGCCGCTTCTGTATTTGAAACATAGATTGATGGGATTTGATGAAAAAGCTGATATAAAATATGTTGTAATAGATGAAGCTCAAGACTTCAGCCTCTTTCAGTTTTATGCCCTTAGAAAGATTTTTAACACTGAATTTTTTACAATTCTTGGAGATTTGTCTCAGGGAATTCATTCATATAGGAGCCTTAAAAATTGGAAATCAGTGCAGAGCAAAATATTTGAACAGAATGGACAATATCTCACACTTGAGCAAAGCTACAGAACTACCATAGAAATTATGGATTTGGCTAATGAAGTAATAAAACTTGTTCCTAATGATGAACTTATAACTGCAAAGCCTGTAGTTCGACATGGGGATATTCCAAGTATTATGAAGTTTAAAACAAAAAAAGAACTTTTAAAAGAAACATGCCAAAAAGTTCTTGAGCTTATTTCTCAAGGTTATAAATCAGTAGCAATTATAGGAAAAACTCCGAAGGAGTGCAGTGCAATTCACAAAGAGCTTAAGAAGAATGAGGAGCTTGATATAAAGCTGATTGTAGGGAAGGAAGAGGAATATGACAACACAATTGTAGTTCTTCCTTCATATTTGTCAAAGGGCTTAGAATTCGATGCAGTAATAATTGTAAATGTTGATGACGAATACAGCGAAGATGAGCTGGACCTGAAGCTTTTATATGTTGCAATGACAAGAGCTCAACATAAGCTATATGTATACTTTAAGGAAGGTAACAACAGTCTTTTGGAAAGACTAGGCAGCAACCAACAGTCACAATAGGATGTCAGGTTGTGTTAAGATAAAAAGCTGCAGCTTTATGTCTTATGCTGCACCTAATAACGCAGGTGAAGAGCGGTCGATTACCTGTTTGCAATACTTTTGTTGTAGTCATTTAATTTACGGTATAAAGTCCTTAGACCCATTCCCAGCTCTTCTGAAGCAAGAGTTTTTCCTTTAACATCCCAGCCGTACCTGTCTATTGTTTCGATTATTATTTTATGCTCGTTTTCTTTTATAGGATTTACGGCGGCAGATGTATCTGCTTGTTTATCCTCGTAGAAGTCAAGCGGCAAATCCGCCGGTGTGATTACTTCTTTTTCGGTTATGTTTACACAATATTCAACTACGTTTTCAAGCTGTCTTATATTGCCGGGCCAATATGAATTGTTCAGTATATCATATACTTTGTTGTCAAAACCCAATATTTGTTTTTTTAATTTTCTATTATAAAATTTCAAAAAATCGTTAGCTAATATGCTTATATCTTCACGTCTTTGCCTTAGAGGAATTAGTTTCATAGGTATTACATTCA
Above is a window of Sedimentibacter sp. MB35-C1 DNA encoding:
- a CDS encoding formate--tetrahydrofolate ligase, with product MAQKYLSDIEIAQQAVPEIINNISDKMGIPDKYVENYGKYKAKIDYRYLLNDLKDKKNSKLILVTAINPTPAGEGKTTTTIGLGDALSKLGKKTIIALREPSLGPVFGVKGGAAGGGYAQVIPMEDINLHFTGDFHAIGAANNLLAAMIDNHIHQGNKLNIDTRRIVWRRAVDMNDRQLRHIVDGLGGKSEGVTREDGFDITVASEVMAVFCLSNDISELKKNLSNIIVAYTRDGQPITAGQLKAQGAMAALLKDALKPNLVQTLEGTPAFIHGGPFANIAHGCNSVIATKMASKIADYTITEAGFGADLGAEKFIDIKCRKTGLKPNAVVIVATVKALKYNGGVPKTELGEENLDALEKGLPNLLKHVENITQVFKLPAVVAINKFPTDTEAELNLIKEKCKELGVNVALSEVWGKGSQGGIELAQEVLRLSDKEGSMEFAYESNASIKEKIREISKKLYGADDVEFSSKANKEIANFEKLGFGNLPICMAKNQYSLTDDPKVLGRPKGFKITIRDITISAGAGFLVALTGDIMKMPGLPKVPAAESIDVDMEGKIIGLF
- a CDS encoding formate/nitrite transporter family protein, whose product is MSNACFTPKETSEVLITSAQNKVAMTTRKRLIMSIMAGLYISLGAQGFMASYDNPFIRAAVFPVGLMLIVLVGGELFTGNCLMTFAYLQKKITLKDYMSSLMQVLIGNFLGALLAVALLYAGGVYNNTFLSETIVKIANSKLSLTFMEAMYKGILCNILVALGVWFATTAKDTTGKILGCWFPIMLFVLSGYEHVVANMFYLPMAAIFDHSITLSKIFAANFIPVAIGNFIGGGIFVPVMYFRVYHK
- a CDS encoding bifunctional 5,10-methylenetetrahydrofolate dehydrogenase/5,10-methenyltetrahydrofolate cyclohydrolase yields the protein MSVETIRMVGKPVADFLKENIKERVSNLKEKGIVPRMIIIRVGAREDDVFYERSILKNCKNLGIDGIVSELPADVSTEVLKNTIEDANNNSEIHGIMLFRPLPSHLDQEYISNIIDPRKDVDCMSPLNMEKIFEGHSKRFAPCTPKAVVEMLKYYKVPLKGANIAVAGRSLVVGKPLSMLLLDENATVTICHSRTGNMKDVTKNADIVVAAIGKAKFMNEDYFTENTVVIDVGINDDGTGSICGDVDYSSTFGKVKAINPAAGGVGTITTTILLDQAVKACEMLTVK
- a CDS encoding folate family ECF transporter S component → MNKISLKELKFDSNSVAMAGMFVAMEIVLSRFFSISAWNIKIGFGFVPVVIAAMLLGPVKGGIVAALGDFFGAILFPIGAYFPGFTLTAFVTGIVYGVFLHEKQSIARISVAIGINQLVLSLLLNTFWISILYGAPYKPLLLTRMMQCVFLIPVQLVTIFVISKSAIRKLAFQVNR
- the helD gene encoding RNA polymerase recycling motor HelD; translation: MALENHKDYSLEKKRLKETVEYIENIIGASQQNKDLYKNEIKDAYANLDPTDSSLSYVSIMLHTRLLDELELNFDRLEKSKEKPYFARIDFREDGKENIEKFYVGKLSLLRPDWDIPMILDWRSPLASVYYDGRLGNVTYVNDLGEDMKGELLLKRQYEIENCHLKGIMDVDITATDTFLQASLGENKDNRLKDIVSTIQSEQNAIIRADINKPLIVQGVAGSGKTTIALHRIAYLIYTYERSFHPEEFMIIAPNRLFLNYISGVLPELGADSVKQTTYADYVFELIGNKYKLTDSEEKLLFLINKKQEDANEGREKGLAVKTSAFKGSLAFKNIIARYVNEIELSCIPQEDFMLEGHRLMSVKEIKSVILRDYRHLPLYKRFQQLEKHLRFRLDNEKDSIYDEEKLSYDRKIEIIRHNEPEGEERRLVIVDLLNLRDAALEKVKKEIKIAVKSYMSRFIEKDLFDCYKGIVTEGEKLIELSLGKLSEELAFFTADYSKKILDSGCIELEDLAPLLYLKHRLMGFDEKADIKYVVIDEAQDFSLFQFYALRKIFNTEFFTILGDLSQGIHSYRSLKNWKSVQSKIFEQNGQYLTLEQSYRTTIEIMDLANEVIKLVPNDELITAKPVVRHGDIPSIMKFKTKKELLKETCQKVLELISQGYKSVAIIGKTPKECSAIHKELKKNEELDIKLIVGKEEEYDNTIVVLPSYLSKGLEFDAVIIVNVDDEYSEDELDLKLLYVAMTRAQHKLYVYFKEGNNSLLERLGSNQQSQ